In Trifolium pratense cultivar HEN17-A07 linkage group LG7, ARS_RC_1.1, whole genome shotgun sequence, a genomic segment contains:
- the LOC123896207 gene encoding LIM domain-containing protein PLIM2b-like, translating to MEGECYHKNCFRCAHAGCPLTHSNYAALDGVLYCRVHFAQLFMEKGNYSHVLKSAHKRNGSSPLSETTLEVVEEPSQPAEADEAPEDQPAEETS from the coding sequence ATGGAAGGTGAATGCTACCACAAGAATTGCTTTAGGTGTGCTCATGCAGGGTGCCCTCTCACACATTCAAACTATGCTGCACTTGATGGTGTCCTCTACTGTAGGGTCCATTTTGCACAACTTTTCATGGAGAAAGGTAACTATAGCCATGTACTCAAATCTGCACACAAGAGGAATGGTTCTTCTCCACTTTCTGAAACAACACTTGAAGTTGTTGAAGAGCCTTCACAACCAGCAGAAGCTGATGAAGCACCTGAAGACCAACCAGCTGAAGAAACCTCTTGA
- the LOC123896206 gene encoding uncharacterized protein LOC123896206 yields the protein MAMTLFNGFYLVVTIMISFSLFFRTSLCSEITESPSYAPKPLSSYEKYLSECAIQGWYKCNVDAAFHRKQNRTNFGWCIRDDEGQFVKAETAWMMGNCSIVEGESLALLEALKALEQSGKTHVIIETDSKNVVDAIRHLRGGSSEFSSIIRLINNILLCNPNFKIEFVKRQANMVAHTLARAAISWSSRCTFESLPTCISLLLSNEMR from the exons atggcCATGACATTATTCAATGGCTTTTACCTAGTTGTGACGATTATGATaagtttttctttgttttttagaACATCTTTGTGTTCTGAAATTACTGAATCACCTTCTTATGCACCAAAGCCATTGTCATCATATGAGAAATATTTAAGTGAGTGTGCAA TCCAAGGTTGGTACAAGTGCAACGTCGATGCGGCATTTCATAGAAAGCAAAACAGGACCAATTTCGGATGGTGCATTCGTGACGATGAAGGACAGTTTGTCAAGGCGGAGACGGCGTGGATGATGGGCAATTGCAGCATTGTAGAAGGTGAATCCCTAGCCTTACTTGAAGCATTGAAAGCATTGGAACAAAGTGGCAAAACTCATGTTATTATTGAAACGGATTCTAAAAATGTGGTGGATGCAATTCGTCATTTACGCGGTGGAAGCTCTGAATTTAGTTCCATTATTCGCCTTATTAATAATATTCTGTTATGTAATCCAAACTTCAAGATTGAGTTTGTTAAGCGGCAAGCGAACATGGTTGCTCACACCcttgctagggcggccattTCTTGGTCTAGCCGCTGTACTTTTGAATCCTTACCTACTTGTATTTCTTTGTTATTGAGTAATGAAATGAGATAG
- the LOC123894387 gene encoding GTP-binding protein BRASSINAZOLE INSENSITIVE PALE GREEN 2, chloroplastic-like isoform X1 → MIVARNFSHSKLKPLVYLSLLSECKNHAQSNLFATLIQDSNPHLHSFTKNLPHPSSNLFRYFSSQPADSASKQKLPFSREGNYDEGTSQSLHVCPGCGVCMQDSNPKHPGYFIKPSEKDITYKLYTHLEPVAQEPEFSNTVKKGFVIEPEKLTSDDNLTRKQEKPVVCARCHSLRHYGKVKDPTVENLLPDFDFHHTVGRKLASTSGPRSVVLMVVDAVDFDGSFPRKVAKLVSETIEDNSSAWKQGKSGNVPRVVLVVTKIDLLPSSLSPTRLEHWIRQRAREGGIIKITSLHMVSALRDWGLKNLVDDVVGLAGSRGNVWTVGAQNAGKSTLINSIGKHVGGKITHLTEAPVPGTTLGIVRVEGALPSQAKLFDTPGLLHPYQITTRLTREEQKLVYMTKELKPRTYRVKAGHSIHIAGLMRLDVEETSLDTIYVTVWASPYLPLHMGKVENASKMFQDHFGHQLQSEFLFVQPPIGEKRVGKLGNWVRREFHVGGNSWDSSSVDIAAAGLGWFAIGLKGEAVLGVWTYEGVDVVHRNSLIPYRSNTFEVTGFTVSKIVSQSDRASNKPHQQSDKKTKRIDSKTLSSSVESPLLASVRDI, encoded by the exons ATGATTGTTGCTAGAAATTTCTCCCATTCAAAGCTTAAGCCGCTCGTTTATTTATCACTCCTTTCTGAGTGCAAAAACCATGCACAGTCAAATCTTTTTGCAACCTTAATACAAGACTCAAACCCACATCTCCatagttttacaaaaaatttacCACATCCATCGAGTAATTTGTTTAGGTATTTCTCTTCACAACCTGCAGATTCGGCTTCAAAACAAAAGTTGCCTTTCTCTCGTGAGGGTAATTATGATGAAGGAACTTCCCAATCTCTTCATGTCTGCCCTGGTTGTGGGGTTTGTATGCAAGATTCCAACCCAAAACACCCTGGTTATTTCATTAAACCATCTGAGAAAGACATAACTTATAAATTGTATACCCATCTTGAACCTGTTGCACAAGAGCCCGAGTTCTCTAATACCGTTAAAAAGGGGTTTGTTATTGAACCAGAGAAGCTTACTAGTGATGATAACTTGACCAGGAAACAAGAAAAGCCAGTAGTATGTGCACGCTGTCATTCGTTGAGGCACTATGGGAAGGTGAAGGATCCAACTGTGGAAAATTTGCTACCAGATTTCGACTTCCATCATACAGTGGGAAGGAAGTTGGCATCAACAAGTGGGCCCCGTTCAGTGGTGCTTATGGTTGTGGATGCAGTGGATTTTGATGGGTCATTTCCAAGGAAGGTTGCAAAGTTGGTTTCTGAGACAATTGAAGATAACTCTTCTGCATGGAAGCAGGGTAAGTCAGGGAATGTACCTAGAGTAGTACTTGTGGTTACAAAGATTGACTTATTGCCTAGCTCATTGTCACCAACAAGATTGGAGCATTGGATTAGGCAAAGAGCTAGAGAGGGTGGCATTATTAAGATTACTAGTTTACACATGGTGAGTGCACTTCGAGATTGGGGACTTAAGAATCTTGTGGATGATGTAGTAGGATTGGCTGGATCTAGAGGAAATGTGTGGACTGTTGGGGCACAAAATGCAGGAAAAAGTACATTAATAAATTCTATAGGAAAGCATGTTGGAGGGAAGATTACACATCTGACAGAAGCACCTGTTCCAGGGACTACACTTGGCATTGTTAGAGTGGAGGGTGCTCTTCCAAGTCAGGCAAAATTATTTGATACACCCGGCCTTCTCCATCCTTACCAGATAACAACAAGGTTAACGAGGGAAGAGCAAAAGCTTGTTTACATGACCAAGGAGTTGAAACCTAGGACATATAGAGTTAAG GCTGGTCATTCGATTCACATAGCTGGTCTTATGAGATTGGATGTAGAAGAAACGTCCCTGGATACTATCTATGTCACGGTGTGGGCGTCACCTTATCTTCCTCTGCATATGGGTAAAGTAGAAAATGCAAGTAAAATGTTCCAAGACCATTTTGGACACCAGTTACAG TCTGAATTTTTGTTTGTGCAGCCACCAATTGGAGAGAAAAGAGTTGGAAAATTGGGGAATTGGGTGAGAAGGGAATTTCATGTTGGTGGAAACAGTTGGGACTCGAGTTCTGTAGACATTGCTGCTGCTGGCCTTGGTTGGTTTGCCATTGGACTTAAAGGAGAAGCTGTGTTGGGTGTTTGGACTTATGAAGGAGTTGATGTTGTTCATCGCAATTCTTTGATACCCTATAGATCAAATACTTTTGAAGTTACAGGATTTACTGTATCAAAGATTGTCTCGCAGTCTGACCGAGCTTCAAATAAGCCACATCAACAAAGTGACAAAAAGACGAAGCGGATTGATTCAAAAACACTATCCAGTTCGGTTGAATCGCCACTATTGGCTTC
- the LOC123894387 gene encoding GTP-binding protein BRASSINAZOLE INSENSITIVE PALE GREEN 2, chloroplastic-like isoform X2, whose product MIVARNFSHSKLKPLVYLSLLSECKNHAQSNLFATLIQDSNPHLHSFTKNLPHPSSNLFRYFSSQPADSASKQKLPFSREGNYDEGTSQSLHVCPGCGVCMQDSNPKHPGYFIKPSEKDITYKLYTHLEPVAQEPEFSNTVKKGFVIEPEKLTSDDNLTRKQEKPVVCARCHSLRHYGKVKDPTVENLLPDFDFHHTVGRKLASTSGPRSVVLMVVDAVDFDGSFPRKVAKLVSETIEDNSSAWKQGKSGNVPRVVLVVTKIDLLPSSLSPTRLEHWIRQRAREGGIIKITSLHMVSALRDWGLKNLVDDVVGLAGSRGNVWTVGAQNAGKSTLINSIGKHVGGKITHLTEAPVPGTTLGIVRVEGALPSQAKLFDTPGLLHPYQITTRLTREEQKLVYMTKELKPRTYRVKAGHSIHIAGLMRLDVEETSLDTIYVTVWASPYLPLHMGKVENASKMFQDHFGHQLQPPIGEKRVGKLGNWVRREFHVGGNSWDSSSVDIAAAGLGWFAIGLKGEAVLGVWTYEGVDVVHRNSLIPYRSNTFEVTGFTVSKIVSQSDRASNKPHQQSDKKTKRIDSKTLSSSVESPLLASVRDI is encoded by the exons ATGATTGTTGCTAGAAATTTCTCCCATTCAAAGCTTAAGCCGCTCGTTTATTTATCACTCCTTTCTGAGTGCAAAAACCATGCACAGTCAAATCTTTTTGCAACCTTAATACAAGACTCAAACCCACATCTCCatagttttacaaaaaatttacCACATCCATCGAGTAATTTGTTTAGGTATTTCTCTTCACAACCTGCAGATTCGGCTTCAAAACAAAAGTTGCCTTTCTCTCGTGAGGGTAATTATGATGAAGGAACTTCCCAATCTCTTCATGTCTGCCCTGGTTGTGGGGTTTGTATGCAAGATTCCAACCCAAAACACCCTGGTTATTTCATTAAACCATCTGAGAAAGACATAACTTATAAATTGTATACCCATCTTGAACCTGTTGCACAAGAGCCCGAGTTCTCTAATACCGTTAAAAAGGGGTTTGTTATTGAACCAGAGAAGCTTACTAGTGATGATAACTTGACCAGGAAACAAGAAAAGCCAGTAGTATGTGCACGCTGTCATTCGTTGAGGCACTATGGGAAGGTGAAGGATCCAACTGTGGAAAATTTGCTACCAGATTTCGACTTCCATCATACAGTGGGAAGGAAGTTGGCATCAACAAGTGGGCCCCGTTCAGTGGTGCTTATGGTTGTGGATGCAGTGGATTTTGATGGGTCATTTCCAAGGAAGGTTGCAAAGTTGGTTTCTGAGACAATTGAAGATAACTCTTCTGCATGGAAGCAGGGTAAGTCAGGGAATGTACCTAGAGTAGTACTTGTGGTTACAAAGATTGACTTATTGCCTAGCTCATTGTCACCAACAAGATTGGAGCATTGGATTAGGCAAAGAGCTAGAGAGGGTGGCATTATTAAGATTACTAGTTTACACATGGTGAGTGCACTTCGAGATTGGGGACTTAAGAATCTTGTGGATGATGTAGTAGGATTGGCTGGATCTAGAGGAAATGTGTGGACTGTTGGGGCACAAAATGCAGGAAAAAGTACATTAATAAATTCTATAGGAAAGCATGTTGGAGGGAAGATTACACATCTGACAGAAGCACCTGTTCCAGGGACTACACTTGGCATTGTTAGAGTGGAGGGTGCTCTTCCAAGTCAGGCAAAATTATTTGATACACCCGGCCTTCTCCATCCTTACCAGATAACAACAAGGTTAACGAGGGAAGAGCAAAAGCTTGTTTACATGACCAAGGAGTTGAAACCTAGGACATATAGAGTTAAG GCTGGTCATTCGATTCACATAGCTGGTCTTATGAGATTGGATGTAGAAGAAACGTCCCTGGATACTATCTATGTCACGGTGTGGGCGTCACCTTATCTTCCTCTGCATATGGGTAAAGTAGAAAATGCAAGTAAAATGTTCCAAGACCATTTTGGACACCAGTTACAG CCACCAATTGGAGAGAAAAGAGTTGGAAAATTGGGGAATTGGGTGAGAAGGGAATTTCATGTTGGTGGAAACAGTTGGGACTCGAGTTCTGTAGACATTGCTGCTGCTGGCCTTGGTTGGTTTGCCATTGGACTTAAAGGAGAAGCTGTGTTGGGTGTTTGGACTTATGAAGGAGTTGATGTTGTTCATCGCAATTCTTTGATACCCTATAGATCAAATACTTTTGAAGTTACAGGATTTACTGTATCAAAGATTGTCTCGCAGTCTGACCGAGCTTCAAATAAGCCACATCAACAAAGTGACAAAAAGACGAAGCGGATTGATTCAAAAACACTATCCAGTTCGGTTGAATCGCCACTATTGGCTTC